A region from the Ctenopharyngodon idella isolate HZGC_01 chromosome 13, HZGC01, whole genome shotgun sequence genome encodes:
- the runx3 gene encoding runt-related transcription factor 3 isoform X1 produces MASNSIFDTFSSYSPSLLRDPSTSRRFTPPSASFPCPKVTESPSMSAPGPLRSGRPVEARSVVDVLADHAGELVRTDSPNFLCSVLPSHWRCNKTLPVAFKVVALGDVPDGTLVTVMAGNDENYSAELRNASAVMKNQVARFNDLRFVGRSGRGKSFTLTITVFTGPPQVATYHRAIKVTVDGPREPRRHRVKPDEHKQFSDRLSDIERFQRASLRMNPGNGTARPHQSHYSPSGTTQIPGLWPDQIDPPALKTCKVEDDLRWSGTELFQQRTSFPSLSPLTAPRFSDSHMHYPGPFTYSANPSSTGIGGLSVAGMPTSSRYHTYLPPPYPGNQNQNSHFQTNSSPYHLYYGTGSGSYQFSMVPTGGTGSGGDRSPTRMLTSCTAAGGAGGTAGGNNSLLNASLGNQSDGVDADGSHSNSPTAMSASTRIDESVWRPY; encoded by the exons ACCCGAGCACGAGCAGACGGTTCACGCCGCCCTCCGCCTCGTTCCCGTGCCCTAAAGTGACCGAGAGCCCGAGCATGAGCGCACCGGGTCCACTGCGGTCCGGGCGGCCAGTGGAGGCCCGCTCCGTGGTGGACGTGCTGGCCGATCACGCCGGAGAGCTGGTGCGCACAGACAGCCCAAACTTTCTCTGCTCTGTCCTGCCGTCACACTGGAGGTGCAACAAAACTCTGCCTGTGGCTTTTAag GTGGTGGCTCTGGGTGATGTTCCTGACGGTACTCTGGTCACAGTGATGGCGGGAAATGATGAAAATTATTCCGCGGAGCTGAGAAACGCGTCTGCCGTCATGAAGAACCAGGTGGCACGATTCAACGACCTGCGCTTCGTGGGCAGGAGCGGCAGAG GAAAGAGCTTCACATTGACCATCACAGTGTTCACTGGCCCACCCCAGGTCGCCACATACCACCGTGCTATTAAAGTCACCGTGGACGGACCTCGAGAGCCAAGAC GTCACCGTGTGAAGCCGGACGAACATAAGCAGTTCTCCGATCGCCTGAGTGACATCGAGCGTTTCCAGAGGGCCAGTCTGAGGATGAACCCTGGCAACGGGACCGCCCGCCCCCACCAATCCCATTACAGCCCCTCCGGCACCACACAGATACCAG GATTATGGCCAGATCAGATTGATCCTCCTGCACTGAAGACGTGCAAAGTGGAAGATGACTTACGCTGGTCAG GTACAGAGCTGTTCCAGCAGAGGACATCTTTCCCGTCTCTGTCTCCATTAACGGCTCCTCGTTTCTCTGATTCACACATGCATTATCCGGGTCCTTTCACCTACTCTGCTAACCCGTCCAGCACTGGAATCGGTGGTCTCAGCGTGGCCGGTATGCCCACCTCCAGCCGCTACCACACCTACCTGCCGCCTCCCTATCCTGGCAACCAGAACCAGAACTCCCACTTCCAGACCAACTCCTCGCCGTACCACCTGTACTACGGCACCGGATCCGGCTCCTACCAGTTCTCCATGGTTCCGACCGGCGGCACCGGATCGGGAGGCGACAGGTCGCCCACCCGCATGCTGACGTCCTGTACCGCGGCGGGTGGAGCCGGTGGCACCGCTGGCGGAAACAACAGCCTGCTCAACGCCAGCCTCGGTAACCAGAGCGACGGGGTGGATGCCGACGGTAGCCATAGCAACTCGCCCACAGCGATGAGTGCGTCGACACGCATAGACGAGTCCGTCTGGAGGCCTTACTGA
- the runx3 gene encoding runt-related transcription factor 3 isoform X2, whose translation MHTGLEQHEDPSTSRRFTPPSASFPCPKVTESPSMSAPGPLRSGRPVEARSVVDVLADHAGELVRTDSPNFLCSVLPSHWRCNKTLPVAFKVVALGDVPDGTLVTVMAGNDENYSAELRNASAVMKNQVARFNDLRFVGRSGRGKSFTLTITVFTGPPQVATYHRAIKVTVDGPREPRRHRVKPDEHKQFSDRLSDIERFQRASLRMNPGNGTARPHQSHYSPSGTTQIPGLWPDQIDPPALKTCKVEDDLRWSGTELFQQRTSFPSLSPLTAPRFSDSHMHYPGPFTYSANPSSTGIGGLSVAGMPTSSRYHTYLPPPYPGNQNQNSHFQTNSSPYHLYYGTGSGSYQFSMVPTGGTGSGGDRSPTRMLTSCTAAGGAGGTAGGNNSLLNASLGNQSDGVDADGSHSNSPTAMSASTRIDESVWRPY comes from the exons ACCCGAGCACGAGCAGACGGTTCACGCCGCCCTCCGCCTCGTTCCCGTGCCCTAAAGTGACCGAGAGCCCGAGCATGAGCGCACCGGGTCCACTGCGGTCCGGGCGGCCAGTGGAGGCCCGCTCCGTGGTGGACGTGCTGGCCGATCACGCCGGAGAGCTGGTGCGCACAGACAGCCCAAACTTTCTCTGCTCTGTCCTGCCGTCACACTGGAGGTGCAACAAAACTCTGCCTGTGGCTTTTAag GTGGTGGCTCTGGGTGATGTTCCTGACGGTACTCTGGTCACAGTGATGGCGGGAAATGATGAAAATTATTCCGCGGAGCTGAGAAACGCGTCTGCCGTCATGAAGAACCAGGTGGCACGATTCAACGACCTGCGCTTCGTGGGCAGGAGCGGCAGAG GAAAGAGCTTCACATTGACCATCACAGTGTTCACTGGCCCACCCCAGGTCGCCACATACCACCGTGCTATTAAAGTCACCGTGGACGGACCTCGAGAGCCAAGAC GTCACCGTGTGAAGCCGGACGAACATAAGCAGTTCTCCGATCGCCTGAGTGACATCGAGCGTTTCCAGAGGGCCAGTCTGAGGATGAACCCTGGCAACGGGACCGCCCGCCCCCACCAATCCCATTACAGCCCCTCCGGCACCACACAGATACCAG GATTATGGCCAGATCAGATTGATCCTCCTGCACTGAAGACGTGCAAAGTGGAAGATGACTTACGCTGGTCAG GTACAGAGCTGTTCCAGCAGAGGACATCTTTCCCGTCTCTGTCTCCATTAACGGCTCCTCGTTTCTCTGATTCACACATGCATTATCCGGGTCCTTTCACCTACTCTGCTAACCCGTCCAGCACTGGAATCGGTGGTCTCAGCGTGGCCGGTATGCCCACCTCCAGCCGCTACCACACCTACCTGCCGCCTCCCTATCCTGGCAACCAGAACCAGAACTCCCACTTCCAGACCAACTCCTCGCCGTACCACCTGTACTACGGCACCGGATCCGGCTCCTACCAGTTCTCCATGGTTCCGACCGGCGGCACCGGATCGGGAGGCGACAGGTCGCCCACCCGCATGCTGACGTCCTGTACCGCGGCGGGTGGAGCCGGTGGCACCGCTGGCGGAAACAACAGCCTGCTCAACGCCAGCCTCGGTAACCAGAGCGACGGGGTGGATGCCGACGGTAGCCATAGCAACTCGCCCACAGCGATGAGTGCGTCGACACGCATAGACGAGTCCGTCTGGAGGCCTTACTGA